A genomic segment from uncultured Alistipes sp. encodes:
- a CDS encoding fumarate reductase/succinate dehydrogenase flavoprotein subunit translates to MALKLDAKIPAGPLAEKWSNHKAAIKVVSPANKRKLDIIIVGTGLGGASAAASLGELGYNVKVFCIQDSPRRAHSIAAQGGINAAKNYQNDNDSVYRLFYDTIKGGDYRAREANVYRLAEVSNLIIDQCVAQGVPFAREYGGLLANRSFGGAQVSRTFYARGQTGQQLLLGAYAALNKEIAAGSVKSYPRHEMLDIVIEDGEARGIIARNLVTGEIERHGAHAVVIATGGYGNVFFLSTNAMASNGSAAFQCYRKGAGFANPCFTQIHPTCIPVHGDQQSKLTLMSESLRNDGRIWVPKKLEDVKAIRSGAKKPSDIAEEDRDYYLERRYPAFGNLVPRDVASRAAKERCDAGYGVNETGLAVFLDFKTAIERLGKDIIKQRYGNLFDMYEEITDVSPYEQPMQIFPAVHYTMGGIWVDYNLMTTIPGLYAIGEANFSDHGANRLGASALMQGLADGYFVLPYTIGDYLSHKIQAPKVKTDTKAFDEAEKGVREKIAKLLSINGKQSVDDIHKRLGHIMWENVGMARTKESLQKAITEIQALRKEFWKDVKVVGRENDFNVELEKALRLADFLELGELMARDALNREESCGGHFRTEHQTEEGEAKRDDENFTYAAVWEYKGMDQVPEMTKEPLNFEFVHPAQRNYKD, encoded by the coding sequence ATGGCTTTAAAATTAGATGCTAAAATCCCTGCCGGGCCGCTCGCCGAAAAATGGAGCAACCACAAGGCAGCTATCAAGGTCGTAAGCCCCGCCAACAAGCGCAAGCTCGACATCATCATCGTCGGTACGGGTCTCGGAGGCGCCTCCGCAGCCGCCTCGCTCGGAGAACTCGGCTACAACGTCAAGGTGTTCTGCATTCAGGATTCGCCCCGCCGCGCACACTCCATCGCCGCACAGGGCGGTATCAACGCAGCCAAGAACTACCAGAACGACAACGACTCCGTATACCGTCTCTTCTACGATACGATCAAGGGCGGCGACTACCGCGCCCGTGAGGCCAATGTCTACCGTCTGGCCGAGGTCTCGAACCTGATCATCGATCAGTGCGTCGCTCAGGGCGTCCCCTTCGCCCGCGAGTACGGCGGTCTGCTGGCCAACCGTTCGTTCGGCGGTGCGCAGGTTTCGCGTACCTTCTACGCCCGTGGCCAGACCGGCCAGCAGCTGCTGCTCGGCGCCTATGCCGCCCTCAACAAGGAGATCGCCGCAGGGTCGGTCAAGAGCTACCCGCGTCACGAAATGCTCGACATCGTCATCGAGGACGGCGAGGCCCGCGGCATCATCGCCCGCAACCTCGTCACGGGTGAGATCGAGCGCCACGGCGCCCATGCCGTTGTGATCGCCACGGGCGGCTACGGCAACGTCTTCTTCCTCTCGACCAACGCCATGGCTTCGAACGGCTCGGCAGCCTTCCAGTGCTACCGCAAGGGAGCCGGCTTCGCAAACCCCTGCTTCACGCAGATCCACCCCACGTGTATCCCCGTCCACGGCGACCAGCAGTCGAAACTGACCCTCATGTCGGAGTCGCTGCGCAACGACGGCCGCATCTGGGTTCCCAAGAAACTCGAAGACGTCAAGGCCATCCGTTCGGGCGCCAAGAAGCCCTCGGACATCGCCGAAGAGGACCGCGACTACTATCTGGAGCGCCGCTACCCGGCCTTCGGTAACCTCGTGCCGCGTGACGTGGCGTCGCGTGCCGCCAAGGAGCGCTGCGATGCCGGGTACGGCGTGAACGAGACCGGTCTGGCCGTCTTCCTCGACTTCAAGACCGCCATCGAGCGCCTCGGAAAAGACATCATCAAGCAGCGTTACGGCAACCTCTTCGACATGTACGAGGAGATCACCGACGTCAGCCCCTACGAGCAGCCGATGCAGATCTTCCCCGCCGTGCACTACACCATGGGCGGCATCTGGGTCGACTACAACCTCATGACCACGATCCCCGGCCTGTACGCCATCGGCGAGGCCAACTTCTCGGATCACGGAGCCAACCGTCTGGGAGCTTCGGCCCTGATGCAGGGTCTGGCCGACGGTTACTTCGTCCTGCCCTACACCATCGGCGACTACCTCTCGCACAAGATCCAGGCCCCGAAGGTGAAGACCGACACCAAGGCCTTCGACGAGGCCGAGAAGGGCGTGCGCGAGAAGATTGCCAAACTGCTCTCGATCAACGGAAAGCAGTCGGTGGACGACATCCACAAGAGACTCGGACACATCATGTGGGAGAACGTCGGAATGGCCCGCACGAAAGAGTCGCTCCAGAAGGCCATCACCGAAATCCAGGCCCTGCGCAAGGAGTTCTGGAAGGATGTGAAGGTCGTAGGCCGCGAGAACGATTTCAACGTCGAACTCGAAAAGGCACTGCGGCTGGCCGACTTCCTCGAACTGGGCGAACTGATGGCCCGCGACGCCTTGAACCGGGAGGAGTCCTGCGGCGGTCACTTCCGCACGGAACACCAGACCGAAGAGGGTGAAGCCAAGCGTGACGACGAAAACTTCACCTATGCCGCCGTCTGGGAGTACAAGGGCATGGACCAGGTCCCGGAGATGACCAAGGAGCCCCTGAACTTCGAGTTCGTACACCCCGCACAGCGCAACTACAAGGACTAA
- a CDS encoding 5-formyltetrahydrofolate cyclo-ligase: MTKSELRKAMRSLNRGVEAARRAAVSLQLVVRVESLPFFAQARTVGLYCALPDEPDLSEGLRRWSGSKRLALPRVEGDAMRLFDYDPRTLVRGAFGILEPGPEARLCPPGEIDLLLIPGVAFTREGARCGRGRGYYDRYLSQPGFRGVKIGICYAHQVVDDLPVEAHDVRMDGLIFVE, encoded by the coding sequence ATGACTAAAAGTGAGCTTCGGAAAGCGATGCGCTCCCTGAACCGGGGTGTGGAGGCCGCACGGCGGGCTGCGGTGTCGTTGCAGCTCGTTGTCCGGGTGGAGTCTCTTCCGTTTTTTGCGCAGGCCCGCACGGTGGGTCTTTACTGCGCGCTGCCCGACGAACCGGACCTGTCGGAGGGTCTGCGGCGCTGGAGCGGTTCGAAGCGCCTGGCGCTTCCGCGGGTCGAGGGCGATGCGATGCGTCTTTTCGACTACGATCCCCGGACCCTTGTCCGGGGAGCCTTCGGAATTCTCGAACCGGGGCCTGAGGCCCGCCTCTGCCCGCCCGGGGAGATCGACCTGCTGCTGATTCCCGGCGTGGCCTTTACCCGGGAGGGGGCGCGTTGCGGCCGTGGCCGTGGGTATTACGACCGTTATCTCTCGCAGCCCGGGTTCCGGGGCGTGAAGATCGGCATCTGCTATGCCCATCAGGTGGTTGACGACCTGCCCGTCGAGGCGCACGACGTGCGGATGGACGGCTTGATTTTTGTGGAATGA
- a CDS encoding succinate dehydrogenase/fumarate reductase iron-sulfur subunit: MNFTLKIWRQKDAKSKGAFETYKVENISADTSFLEMLDILNNDLVHQGKEPVAFDHDCREGICGMCSLHIDGQAHGPSQGATTCQIYMRKFKDGATITIEPWRSAAFPVIKDLVVNRSAYDQILQAGGFISVRTNSVPDANAIPIPKKDADESMDAAACIGCGACAATCKNGSAMLFVAARVSSLAKLPQGRVEAARRAKAMVAKMDELGFGNCTNTGACQAECPKQISITHIARLNREFLSAKFKD, from the coding sequence ATGAATTTCACATTAAAGATATGGCGTCAGAAGGACGCTAAATCCAAGGGAGCGTTCGAAACCTACAAGGTGGAGAACATCTCGGCCGACACCTCGTTCCTGGAGATGCTCGACATCCTGAACAACGACCTCGTACACCAGGGCAAGGAGCCCGTGGCTTTCGACCACGACTGCCGCGAGGGTATCTGCGGCATGTGCTCGCTCCACATCGACGGTCAGGCACACGGCCCCAGCCAGGGCGCTACGACCTGCCAGATCTACATGCGCAAGTTCAAGGACGGCGCAACGATCACCATCGAACCGTGGCGCTCGGCCGCATTCCCCGTCATCAAGGACCTCGTGGTGAACCGTTCGGCCTACGACCAGATTCTCCAGGCCGGAGGTTTCATCTCCGTGCGCACCAACTCGGTGCCCGATGCCAACGCCATTCCGATTCCGAAGAAGGATGCCGACGAGTCGATGGATGCCGCAGCCTGCATCGGTTGCGGAGCCTGCGCCGCGACCTGCAAGAACGGTTCTGCCATGCTGTTCGTGGCTGCGCGCGTCTCGTCGCTGGCCAAGCTGCCCCAGGGCCGTGTCGAGGCTGCACGCCGCGCCAAGGCGATGGTTGCCAAGATGGACGAACTCGGATTCGGCAACTGCACCAATACCGGTGCCTGCCAGGCCGAATGCCCGAAACAGATCTCCATTACGCATATCGCCCGCTTGAACCGCGAGTTCCTCTCCGCGAAGTTCAAGGACTAA
- a CDS encoding DUF5723 family protein, translating into MKKTYLLLAALLLTTGLAAQNPTAYFMEGSTFRSQFNPAFAPLRGYINLPAIGGMNINLSGNIALDNILFARDGKLVTLLDSSVTPDQALQNLKTNNLMGLDTRINLLGFGKFTKNHKNFWSFDVNIRANESMNLPKSLFEFLKRGQEGSIKNFGAAIESYLEAGFNYSFPLLDDRLYVGIRGKFLAGIARAQVNYDQFDVSLQQDRWAVVTKGTIDMTVDGASVEPDPETGIFEFGDIDYKPRKPAGYGFAVDLGATYDILPNLQASLAVNDLGFINWNKNSTVSGVSTQTAEFTGVAVSGDGTESAPDFDFEMMKFTQTDTPKSTKMLRAAVNAGLEYELWNHWVGFGLLYTARFWEYKTMHNITGSVNFHPTRWFTLTGSYSVLNNRGSAVGLGLNLCPGWINFFVATDLLLTKRTPQWVPIKQSSANLTLGVGIPLGKRSHRIAAYIHGNDRK; encoded by the coding sequence ATGAAAAAAACATATCTCCTGCTGGCAGCACTCCTGTTGACCACCGGCCTCGCCGCTCAGAACCCTACGGCCTATTTCATGGAGGGTTCGACCTTCCGTTCGCAGTTCAACCCCGCCTTCGCCCCCCTGCGCGGCTACATCAACCTCCCCGCAATCGGAGGCATGAACATCAACCTGAGCGGAAACATCGCTCTCGACAACATCCTCTTCGCACGCGACGGAAAACTCGTCACGCTGCTCGACAGCTCCGTAACCCCCGACCAGGCGCTCCAAAACCTCAAGACCAACAACCTCATGGGGCTCGATACCCGGATCAACCTCCTCGGATTCGGCAAGTTCACCAAAAACCACAAGAATTTCTGGTCCTTCGATGTCAACATCCGGGCCAACGAGAGCATGAACCTTCCCAAATCGCTCTTCGAATTCCTCAAACGCGGGCAGGAGGGAAGCATCAAAAACTTCGGAGCCGCCATCGAATCCTATCTCGAAGCCGGATTCAACTATTCGTTCCCGCTGCTTGACGACAGGCTCTACGTGGGTATCCGAGGCAAGTTCCTCGCAGGAATCGCCCGCGCACAGGTCAACTACGACCAGTTCGACGTCTCGCTCCAGCAGGACCGCTGGGCCGTGGTCACGAAGGGAACCATCGACATGACGGTCGACGGCGCCTCCGTAGAACCCGATCCCGAAACCGGAATCTTCGAGTTCGGAGATATCGACTACAAACCCCGCAAACCCGCCGGTTACGGATTCGCCGTAGACCTCGGAGCAACCTACGACATCCTGCCCAACCTCCAGGCTTCACTCGCCGTCAACGACCTGGGATTCATCAACTGGAACAAGAACAGCACCGTCTCGGGCGTCTCGACCCAAACGGCCGAATTTACCGGCGTGGCAGTCTCCGGCGACGGAACCGAATCGGCCCCCGATTTCGATTTCGAAATGATGAAGTTCACGCAGACCGACACCCCAAAATCCACGAAAATGCTCCGCGCAGCGGTCAATGCAGGCCTCGAATACGAACTCTGGAACCACTGGGTCGGATTCGGACTCCTCTATACGGCCCGCTTCTGGGAGTACAAGACCATGCACAACATCACCGGTTCGGTGAACTTCCATCCCACCCGCTGGTTCACCCTCACGGGAAGCTACTCCGTACTCAACAACCGCGGCAGCGCCGTCGGTCTGGGCCTGAACCTCTGCCCGGGATGGATCAACTTCTTCGTTGCCACCGACCTGCTGCTCACCAAACGCACCCCGCAATGGGTGCCCATCAAGCAGAGTTCGGCCAATCTGACCCTCGGAGTGGGAATTCCCCTCGGAAAGCGCAGCCACCGTATCGCCGCCTACATCCACGGAAACGACCGGAAATAA
- a CDS encoding DUF4252 domain-containing protein — protein sequence MKRILILILLTVPFLARAQNASWRFFDRYSKAEGFSSVQLERKMMRMMSRQAAEKGDAKLAELLDGIHYIRIVTVDGGDCATFLKDAEALASDPVFKFQLVMSESSGGQTTRFYLREAEFYSYSELLMLTYGPKETVAVNIYGLFDLKQVSRLSTIRPKRPKE from the coding sequence ATGAAACGGATTTTGATTCTGATTCTGTTGACCGTGCCGTTCCTGGCGCGGGCGCAGAACGCATCGTGGAGGTTTTTCGACCGCTACTCGAAGGCCGAAGGTTTTTCCAGCGTGCAACTGGAACGCAAGATGATGCGGATGATGAGCCGTCAGGCGGCCGAGAAAGGGGATGCGAAACTGGCTGAACTGTTGGATGGCATCCACTATATCCGGATTGTAACCGTGGATGGCGGGGATTGTGCCACGTTTCTGAAAGATGCCGAGGCGTTGGCCTCTGATCCGGTTTTCAAGTTCCAGTTGGTGATGTCGGAGAGTTCCGGGGGGCAGACGACTCGTTTTTACCTTCGGGAAGCGGAGTTTTACAGCTATTCGGAGTTGTTAATGCTGACTTATGGCCCGAAGGAGACCGTGGCGGTGAATATCTACGGACTGTTCGATTTGAAGCAGGTTTCGCGGTTGTCAACGATCCGCCCGAAGCGTCCGAAGGAGTAG
- a CDS encoding patatin-like phospholipase family protein yields the protein MKKRRVALVLAGGGARGVAHIGAIEELERQGFEIAAVAGTSMGALVGGVYASGRLTEFKEWMCTLDKYKVFGLVDFTLSSEGLVKGDRVMKAMQELIPDVQIEQMPVPFAAVAADLLTGREVVLDRGGLYEAIRASISIPSVFRPVHRDGMVLVDGGTVNPLPLNRVRREEGDLLVAVDVSAPFGADPTTRANASLNYYKVLIASSQIMQQHITQLMCRLYRPDVLVQMPADSYGMFEFYRSAELIEAGRAATRVALARQLEQA from the coding sequence ATGAAAAAGAGACGAGTAGCCCTGGTGCTGGCCGGAGGCGGAGCCCGGGGAGTGGCGCATATCGGCGCCATCGAGGAGTTGGAGCGTCAGGGATTCGAGATTGCGGCGGTGGCCGGGACTTCGATGGGCGCGCTGGTCGGAGGGGTGTACGCTTCGGGCCGCCTGACGGAGTTCAAGGAGTGGATGTGTACGCTCGACAAGTACAAGGTCTTCGGGCTGGTGGATTTCACCCTCAGCTCCGAGGGCCTGGTCAAGGGCGACCGGGTGATGAAGGCCATGCAGGAGCTGATTCCCGATGTGCAGATCGAGCAGATGCCGGTTCCGTTTGCCGCCGTGGCGGCCGATCTGCTCACGGGGCGCGAGGTGGTGCTCGACCGCGGCGGGTTGTACGAGGCTATCCGGGCCTCGATCTCCATCCCTTCGGTCTTCCGGCCCGTGCACCGCGACGGGATGGTGCTCGTCGACGGCGGGACGGTCAACCCGCTGCCGTTGAACCGGGTTCGGCGCGAAGAGGGTGACCTGTTGGTCGCCGTGGATGTAAGTGCGCCGTTCGGAGCCGACCCGACCACGCGGGCCAACGCTTCGCTCAATTACTATAAGGTATTGATCGCCTCGTCGCAGATCATGCAGCAGCACATCACGCAGCTGATGTGTCGGCTTTACCGTCCCGACGTGCTGGTCCAGATGCCTGCCGACAGTTACGGGATGTTCGAGTTCTACCGTTCGGCGGAGCTCATCGAGGCGGGCCGTGCCGCGACACGGGTGGCTCTGGCCCGGCAGTTGGAGCAGGCTTAG
- the uvrC gene encoding excinuclease ABC subunit UvrC gives MSEGVKDSLKEQVALLPLSPGVYQFVDRTGTIIYVGKAKSLRKRVSSYFVQSKEHSAKVRVLVKQIAEIRHIVVGSETDALLLENSLIKNLQPRYNILLKDDKTYPWIVVRREPFPRVQSTRQLLRDGSQYFGPYGSVMMQHSVLEFIREVIPLRTCKLNLSPEQIARGRYTVCLQYHLGNCKGPCIGAQSEAEYSTLVGMVVSVLKGDLRPARRYLEGEMSRAAGELRFEVAQRYKQRLDALDHYAGKSVIVSARIVDVDVFSLLPDDDVAWCNFVRIRHGSVVGVQTVKLSTGIEDDERDMLTLAIQYMVENVAGGELAREVIVPFLPSTTLLFDGVTFTVPKRGEKLDLLEFSRKSARIYRAEQLKNLEIRNPERHTERLMNALQKELRLDRPPRHIECFDNSNLQGAHPVASCVVFRDGKPARKEYRHFNIKTVEGPDDYASMREVVYRRYSRLQAEGSELPDLVIADGGKGQMGVIHEVLEALGLDIPIAGLAKDDRHRTAELYCGYPPLLVGVRPTSPVFHFLTGVQEEVHRFAISFHRQKRSKAFIHSELEGIEGIGAKTIETLLRHFRTVEKVRAANWEELSALIGPAKARKVRGYFEGAK, from the coding sequence ATGAGCGAAGGCGTCAAAGATTCGTTGAAGGAGCAGGTTGCGCTGCTTCCGCTGTCTCCGGGGGTCTACCAGTTCGTGGACCGCACGGGGACGATCATCTACGTCGGCAAGGCCAAGAGCCTTCGCAAGCGGGTTTCGTCGTACTTCGTGCAGTCGAAGGAGCACAGTGCGAAGGTCCGGGTTCTGGTGAAACAGATCGCCGAGATCCGCCATATCGTCGTGGGGAGCGAAACGGACGCCCTGCTGCTGGAGAATTCGCTTATCAAGAACCTTCAGCCGCGCTACAACATCCTGTTGAAGGACGACAAGACCTATCCGTGGATTGTCGTGCGGCGGGAGCCCTTCCCGCGGGTGCAGTCGACGCGGCAGCTGCTGCGCGACGGTTCGCAGTATTTCGGGCCCTACGGTTCGGTGATGATGCAGCACAGCGTGCTGGAGTTCATCCGGGAGGTGATCCCGCTGCGGACGTGCAAGCTCAACCTCTCGCCGGAGCAGATCGCCCGGGGCCGCTATACGGTCTGCCTGCAGTACCACCTGGGCAATTGCAAGGGCCCCTGCATCGGGGCGCAGAGCGAGGCGGAGTATTCGACGCTGGTCGGAATGGTGGTTTCGGTGCTCAAGGGGGACCTGCGTCCGGCGCGCCGGTACCTCGAAGGGGAGATGTCGCGGGCGGCCGGGGAGTTGCGCTTCGAGGTGGCACAGCGCTACAAGCAGCGGCTCGACGCGCTGGACCACTATGCCGGGAAATCGGTGATCGTGAGTGCGCGGATCGTCGACGTGGATGTCTTTTCGCTGCTGCCGGACGACGATGTGGCGTGGTGCAACTTCGTGCGGATCCGCCACGGTTCGGTGGTGGGCGTGCAGACCGTGAAACTTTCGACGGGCATCGAGGACGATGAGCGCGACATGCTGACGCTGGCGATCCAGTACATGGTCGAGAACGTGGCGGGGGGCGAACTGGCCCGGGAGGTGATCGTTCCGTTTCTGCCGTCGACGACGCTGCTGTTCGACGGCGTGACCTTCACGGTGCCCAAGCGGGGCGAGAAACTCGATCTGCTGGAGTTTTCGCGCAAGAGTGCCCGGATCTACCGGGCCGAGCAGTTGAAGAACCTCGAAATCCGGAATCCGGAACGTCATACCGAACGGTTGATGAACGCCCTGCAGAAGGAGTTGCGGCTCGACCGTCCTCCGCGGCACATCGAATGCTTCGACAATTCGAACCTGCAGGGGGCGCATCCGGTTGCCTCGTGCGTGGTTTTCCGCGACGGGAAGCCCGCACGCAAGGAGTACCGGCACTTCAACATCAAGACGGTGGAGGGCCCGGACGACTATGCCTCGATGCGTGAGGTGGTCTATCGCCGATACAGTCGGCTGCAGGCCGAGGGCTCGGAGCTGCCCGATCTGGTCATAGCCGACGGCGGCAAGGGGCAGATGGGGGTGATCCACGAGGTGCTGGAGGCCCTGGGCCTCGACATTCCGATTGCCGGGCTGGCCAAGGATGACCGCCACCGCACGGCGGAACTCTATTGCGGTTATCCGCCGCTGTTGGTGGGGGTACGGCCCACCTCTCCGGTGTTCCACTTTCTGACGGGTGTTCAAGAGGAGGTGCACCGGTTTGCCATTTCGTTCCACCGCCAGAAACGGAGCAAGGCTTTTATCCACAGTGAGCTGGAAGGGATTGAAGGGATTGGTGCGAAGACGATCGAGACGCTGTTGCGTCATTTCCGGACGGTGGAGAAGGTGCGTGCTGCGAACTGGGAGGAGCTGTCGGCGCTGATCGGCCCGGCGAAGGCGCGCAAGGTGCGGGGCTATTTCGAGGGGGCGAAGTGA
- a CDS encoding succinate dehydrogenase cytochrome b subunit — MSCFLSNSSLGKKLVMSVTGCFLVLFILFHMSMNVTAIISPEGYNAICEFLGANWYALAGTVILAAGVLIHFIYAIILTLRNYKARGSQRYAVTVQEPGVDWASKNMLVLGFIVLAGLLLHLINFWSKMQLVEIMGEHESMVGGQMIAATDGAALIAYTFSKWYYVVIYLVWFAALWFHLTHGVWSMFQSVGWANDTWYPRLKCIANIVATIIFLGFAAVVLVYFFCPCIAGAC; from the coding sequence ATGAGCTGTTTCCTATCCAATTCCTCGCTCGGCAAGAAGTTAGTTATGAGTGTGACGGGCTGCTTCCTCGTGCTCTTCATCCTCTTCCACATGTCGATGAACGTCACGGCAATCATCTCGCCGGAGGGTTACAACGCAATCTGTGAATTCCTCGGGGCCAACTGGTATGCCCTGGCCGGCACCGTCATCCTGGCCGCCGGTGTCCTGATTCACTTCATCTACGCCATCATCCTCACGCTCCGAAACTACAAGGCCCGCGGCTCGCAGCGATATGCCGTTACCGTCCAGGAACCCGGTGTGGACTGGGCTTCGAAAAACATGCTCGTGCTGGGATTCATCGTCCTGGCCGGTCTGCTGCTCCACCTCATCAACTTCTGGTCGAAGATGCAGCTCGTCGAGATCATGGGCGAACACGAATCAATGGTCGGCGGACAGATGATCGCCGCAACCGACGGCGCCGCGCTGATCGCCTACACCTTCTCGAAATGGTATTACGTGGTCATCTACCTCGTATGGTTCGCCGCCCTCTGGTTCCACCTCACCCACGGCGTATGGTCCATGTTCCAGAGCGTGGGATGGGCCAACGACACCTGGTATCCCCGGCTGAAGTGCATCGCCAACATCGTTGCGACGATCATCTTCCTCGGATTCGCGGCCGTGGTCCTCGTCTACTTCTTCTGCCCCTGCATCGCGGGCGCCTGCTGA
- a CDS encoding outer membrane beta-barrel protein gives MDKRLIYRFAAAFVAMLLLAFPVSGQTPEPSKVPAVPAAPAVPVEPVPAERDSTARLVLSDRPIAADSLERIDPVDTDLVALRRSAEGEEVVLEVAGFGITLSSLSDEKIRDRNARIRRPRCSLVLFYKSEWGYNIPSKVDYGAYPAGTDSFFDLRGGKSFHFSTTLAGLNYVFGKQRRFDMTTGLRYTVDNYRLSNNSITLGNENGMVVPVALDEKADKSKLRITSLGIPLHLAYHPVKQMTLSLSGYFDFTMGANSIYKNPKVKNPLSGVRTFQFGVGVGVTYYRCGVYFRYGVTPLFENGVGPKVHPLSLGICFGL, from the coding sequence ATGGATAAACGTTTGATTTATCGCTTTGCTGCGGCTTTTGTCGCGATGCTCCTGCTGGCGTTCCCGGTTTCGGGGCAGACGCCCGAACCTTCGAAGGTCCCGGCAGTCCCGGCAGCCCCGGCCGTCCCGGTGGAGCCGGTGCCGGCCGAACGGGATTCGACCGCGCGGCTGGTGTTGAGCGACCGCCCGATCGCCGCCGACAGTCTGGAACGGATCGATCCCGTGGATACAGATCTGGTGGCGCTGCGGCGTTCGGCCGAGGGCGAGGAGGTGGTTCTCGAGGTGGCGGGCTTCGGCATTACGCTCTCCTCGTTGTCGGACGAGAAGATCCGGGATCGCAATGCGCGGATCAGGCGGCCGCGTTGCAGTCTGGTTCTCTTCTACAAGTCGGAGTGGGGTTACAACATCCCTTCGAAAGTCGATTACGGTGCCTATCCGGCGGGTACGGACTCGTTCTTTGACCTGCGCGGCGGCAAATCGTTCCACTTCTCGACGACGCTCGCCGGACTGAACTACGTGTTCGGCAAGCAACGTCGGTTCGATATGACGACCGGACTGCGTTATACGGTCGACAACTACCGCCTTTCCAACAATTCGATCACGCTCGGCAACGAAAACGGGATGGTTGTCCCCGTTGCGCTCGATGAGAAGGCCGACAAGTCGAAACTCCGCATTACCTCGCTCGGTATCCCATTGCATCTGGCCTACCATCCGGTGAAGCAGATGACCCTTTCGTTGAGCGGTTATTTCGACTTTACGATGGGTGCCAACTCCATCTACAAGAACCCCAAAGTGAAGAATCCGCTTTCGGGAGTCCGGACTTTCCAGTTCGGCGTCGGGGTTGGTGTCACCTATTACCGGTGCGGTGTTTATTTCCGTTACGGCGTGACGCCGCTTTTCGAGAACGGGGTGGGGCCGAAGGTGCATCCGCTCTCGCTCGGAATCTGTTTTGGATTGTAA